Proteins co-encoded in one Pseudomonas beijingensis genomic window:
- a CDS encoding DUF599 domain-containing protein — protein MSFIQANLIHLLAAAWFIICWAGYTRYATWKARDTACLASVMHLYREDWMRRMLLRENRIADASVIRNLERNASFFASSTLIILAGILTVLGASDRAVSLLADIPMVQQASQGMAEVKLLCLALVFVYAFFTFSWCMRQYNFAAVLIGSAPMIGERHVSEQERKAFALRAARVISMAANQFNFGLRAYYFGMTMLAWFVSPWLFMLMSAGVVFVLYQREFHSDVLDVMVYTPTEVPVPEVGKEAA, from the coding sequence ATGTCATTCATCCAAGCCAACCTGATCCATCTGCTTGCCGCCGCCTGGTTCATCATCTGCTGGGCGGGCTACACCCGTTACGCCACCTGGAAGGCCCGCGATACCGCCTGCCTGGCCAGTGTCATGCACCTGTACCGCGAAGATTGGATGCGGCGCATGCTGTTGCGCGAGAACCGCATCGCCGATGCCAGCGTGATCCGCAACCTGGAGCGCAACGCTTCATTCTTCGCCTCCAGCACGCTGATTATTCTGGCCGGCATCCTGACGGTACTTGGGGCGTCTGATCGGGCCGTATCGTTGCTGGCGGACATCCCCATGGTGCAGCAGGCTTCCCAGGGCATGGCGGAGGTCAAGTTGCTGTGCCTGGCGCTGGTGTTTGTCTACGCGTTTTTCACCTTCAGTTGGTGCATGCGCCAATACAACTTCGCGGCGGTGCTGATTGGCTCGGCGCCGATGATCGGTGAGCGGCATGTGTCGGAGCAGGAGCGCAAAGCCTTTGCCCTAAGGGCGGCGCGGGTGATCTCCATGGCGGCCAACCAATTCAACTTCGGCCTGCGTGCCTATTATTTCGGCATGACCATGTTGGCGTGGTTCGTCAGCCCCTGGTTATTCATGTTGATGAGTGCTGGTGTGGTGTTTGTGTTGTATCAGCGCGAGTTTCATTCCGATGTGCTGGATGTGATGGTCTATACCCCCACGGAAGTGCCAGTGCCCGAGGTTGGCAAGGAAGCGGCCTGA
- a CDS encoding PaaI family thioesterase, whose translation MAEDPIFERATRFLSALRHCQVLGLKLHSASRDGLTLILPFSPQIVGNPLTGIIHGGALTSLMDSACGMSTLCVLPQFEVCPTLDLRIDYMHAAEPHKDVYGFAQCYRVTPDVIFTRGFAYQDDPEQPIAHVVGTFMRLGQHARGMGKTLPITAVGQP comes from the coding sequence ATGGCTGAAGATCCCATTTTTGAGCGTGCCACGCGCTTTTTATCCGCCTTGCGGCATTGCCAGGTGCTGGGCTTGAAGTTGCACAGCGCCAGTCGTGACGGGCTAACGCTCATCCTGCCGTTCAGCCCGCAAATCGTCGGCAATCCCCTGACGGGCATCATCCACGGTGGCGCGTTGACCTCGTTGATGGACAGCGCGTGCGGCATGTCGACCTTGTGTGTGCTGCCGCAATTCGAGGTCTGTCCGACCCTGGACCTGCGCATCGACTACATGCACGCCGCCGAGCCCCACAAGGACGTCTACGGCTTTGCTCAATGCTATCGGGTGACCCCGGACGTGATCTTCACCCGAGGTTTCGCCTATCAGGACGACCCCGAGCAACCCATCGCCCATGTGGTGGGCACGTTCATGCGCCTGGGCCAGCATGCCAGGGGCATGGGGAAGACCCTTCCGATAACCGCCGTGGGCCAGCCATGA
- a CDS encoding PaaI family thioesterase has protein sequence MTNTTQEQLRRACEQGDYALLLASIPYARLIGVDCTREGDALVFRLPANKDNIGNPLLPAIHGGVIAGFMELSAAVHLLIATGTPGVPKIIDFSLDYLRTGQFRDTYAKCQVWRQGRRVANVAITAWQDVEAEPIATARAHFKIQEPSKPDRP, from the coding sequence ATGACCAATACCACCCAGGAACAACTGCGCCGCGCCTGCGAGCAGGGCGACTACGCGCTGCTGCTCGCCTCGATCCCCTATGCCCGACTCATCGGCGTCGACTGCACACGCGAGGGTGACGCCTTGGTGTTTCGCCTGCCAGCCAACAAGGACAATATTGGTAACCCTTTACTGCCGGCCATCCATGGCGGGGTCATTGCCGGCTTCATGGAGCTGTCGGCCGCCGTTCACCTGTTGATCGCCACCGGCACGCCGGGGGTGCCAAAGATCATCGACTTTTCCCTGGATTACCTGCGCACCGGGCAGTTTCGCGACACCTATGCCAAATGCCAGGTCTGGCGCCAGGGGAGGCGGGTGGCCAACGTTGCGATCACCGCCTGGCAAGACGTCGAGGCCGAACCCATCGCCACCGCCCGGGCGCATTTCAAGATCCAGGAGCCATCAAAACCGGATCGCCCTTGA
- a CDS encoding pirin family protein encodes MTTPLTVRPRAEDVEGQPILRPLPSAKCRSVGPFVFFDHMLQTTYPAGKGMNIRQHPHIGLSTLTYLFEGKLQHKDSLGSDQVVDAGDVSWMTAGSAIAHVERTPESLLGNAFVMHGLQVWLASPKSHEQGPGHYSHHPAHSLPVSENLGVSIRMIAGSGFCLESPVPVLSPTLYAELHLQTATTLLIPTEHEERALYVLSGEALLDGEPVEAHSLVILPTGQEMTLCADSDCHAVLFGGAPLDGPRRINWNFVASDPARIDEARRRWAAGDWPTVPGESERIELP; translated from the coding sequence ATGACCACTCCCCTGACCGTTCGCCCCCGCGCCGAAGACGTAGAAGGCCAGCCGATTCTTCGCCCGCTGCCGTCCGCCAAATGCCGCAGCGTCGGGCCTTTCGTGTTTTTCGATCACATGCTGCAAACCACCTATCCGGCCGGCAAAGGCATGAACATCCGCCAACACCCGCATATCGGCCTGTCCACCCTCACCTATCTGTTCGAAGGCAAACTCCAACACAAGGACAGCCTGGGTTCCGACCAGGTAGTGGACGCCGGGGACGTCAGTTGGATGACCGCCGGCAGCGCCATCGCCCACGTCGAGCGCACTCCAGAATCATTGCTGGGCAACGCTTTCGTCATGCACGGGTTGCAAGTCTGGCTGGCCTCGCCCAAGTCCCACGAACAAGGCCCGGGGCACTACAGTCATCACCCGGCACACAGCCTGCCGGTCAGCGAGAACCTGGGGGTCAGCATCCGCATGATCGCCGGGTCAGGCTTTTGCCTGGAATCGCCAGTGCCGGTGCTCTCGCCTACGCTGTATGCCGAACTGCATCTGCAGACCGCGACGACGTTGCTGATTCCCACTGAGCATGAAGAACGGGCCCTGTACGTGCTGAGCGGCGAGGCACTATTGGATGGCGAGCCGGTAGAAGCCCATTCCCTGGTGATATTGCCGACAGGGCAAGAGATGACGCTGTGTGCCGACAGTGACTGCCACGCCGTGCTGTTCGGCGGTGCGCCGCTGGATGGACCGCGACGGATCAACTGGAATTTCGTCGCCAGCGACCCGGCCCGGATCGATGAAGCCCGCCGGCGCTGGGCCGCTGGGGACTGGCCGACTGTGCCGGGGGAAAGCGAGCGGATCGAGCTGCCCTAG
- the htpG gene encoding molecular chaperone HtpG, translated as MSVETQKETLGFQTEVKQLLHLMIHSLYSNKEIFLRELISNASDAVDKLRFEALSKPELLEGGAELKIRVSFDKDAKTVTLEDNGIGMSREEVITHLGTIAKSGTADFMKNLSGDQKKDSHLIGQFGVGFYSAFIVADQVEVFSRRAGLAASEGVHWSSKGEGEFEVATVDKADRGTRIVLHLKSGEDEFADGWRLRNIIKKYSDHIALPIELPKEVTAAEGEEKPEVEWETVNRASALWTRPRTEVKDEEYQEFYKHIAHDYENPLSWSHNKVEGKLEYNSLLYVPARAPFDLYQREAPRGLKLYVQRVFVMDQAESFLPLYLRFIKGVVDSNDLSLNVSREILQKDPIIDSMKSALTKRVLDMLEKLAKNEPEQYKSFWKNFGQVMKEGPAEDFANKEKIAGLLRFASTQGDDGEQIVGLADYLARAKEGQDKIYYLTGETYAQVKNSPHLEVFRKKGIEVLLLTDRIDEWLMSYLNEFDGKSFVDVARGDLDLGNLDSEEDKKAAEEVAKSKEGLVERIKTALGDAVSEVRVSHRLTDSPAILAIGEQDLGLQMRQILEASGQKVPDSKPIFEFNPAHPLVEKLDNEQSEERFGDLSHILFDQAALAAGDSLKDPAAYVRRLNKLLVELSA; from the coding sequence ATGAGCGTGGAAACTCAAAAGGAAACCCTGGGCTTCCAGACCGAGGTGAAGCAACTGCTGCACCTGATGATTCACTCGCTGTATTCGAATAAGGAAATTTTCCTTCGCGAGCTGATTTCGAACGCCTCTGACGCTGTCGACAAATTACGTTTCGAAGCCCTTTCCAAGCCTGAACTGCTGGAAGGCGGCGCTGAGCTGAAAATCCGTGTGAGCTTCGACAAGGACGCGAAAACCGTCACCCTTGAAGACAACGGCATCGGCATGAGCCGCGAAGAGGTGATCACGCACCTGGGCACCATCGCCAAGTCTGGCACGGCCGACTTCATGAAGAACCTGTCGGGCGATCAGAAGAAAGATTCCCACCTGATCGGTCAGTTCGGCGTCGGTTTCTATTCGGCGTTCATCGTGGCCGACCAGGTCGAAGTGTTCAGCCGCCGTGCCGGCCTCGCTGCGAGCGAAGGCGTGCACTGGTCGTCCAAGGGCGAGGGCGAATTCGAAGTCGCCACCGTCGACAAGGCTGATCGCGGTACCCGCATCGTGCTGCACCTCAAGTCCGGCGAAGACGAGTTCGCCGATGGCTGGCGTCTGCGCAACATCATCAAGAAGTACTCCGACCATATCGCGCTGCCCATCGAGCTGCCGAAGGAAGTCACCGCTGCTGAAGGCGAAGAGAAGCCTGAAGTGGAATGGGAAACCGTCAACCGCGCCAGTGCCCTGTGGACCCGTCCGCGCACCGAAGTGAAAGACGAGGAATACCAGGAGTTCTACAAGCACATCGCCCACGACTACGAGAACCCGCTGAGCTGGAGCCATAACAAGGTCGAAGGCAAGCTGGAATACAACTCGCTGCTGTACGTGCCGGCCCGTGCGCCGTTCGACCTGTACCAGCGCGAAGCGCCACGTGGCCTGAAGCTGTACGTGCAGCGTGTGTTCGTGATGGACCAGGCCGAATCGTTCCTGCCGCTGTACCTGCGCTTTATCAAGGGTGTAGTGGATTCCAACGATTTGTCGCTGAACGTTTCGCGGGAAATCCTGCAGAAAGATCCGATCATCGACTCCATGAAGTCGGCGCTGACCAAGCGTGTATTGGACATGCTGGAAAAACTGGCGAAGAACGAGCCCGAGCAGTACAAGAGCTTCTGGAAGAACTTCGGCCAGGTGATGAAGGAAGGCCCGGCCGAGGACTTCGCCAACAAAGAGAAAATCGCCGGCCTGCTGCGCTTTGCGTCGACCCAGGGTGACGATGGCGAGCAGATCGTTGGCCTGGCCGATTACCTGGCCCGCGCCAAGGAAGGCCAGGACAAGATCTACTACCTGACCGGTGAAACTTATGCACAGGTCAAGAACAGCCCGCACCTGGAAGTTTTCCGCAAGAAAGGCATCGAAGTGCTGCTGCTGACCGACCGCATCGACGAGTGGCTGATGAGCTACCTCAACGAGTTCGATGGCAAGAGCTTTGTCGATGTGGCCCGTGGCGACCTGGATCTCGGCAACCTGGATTCGGAAGAAGACAAGAAAGCCGCCGAAGAGGTCGCCAAGAGCAAGGAAGGCTTGGTCGAGCGGATCAAGACAGCCCTGGGCGACGCCGTCAGTGAAGTGCGTGTCTCGCACCGCCTGACCGACTCCCCGGCGATCCTGGCTATCGGTGAGCAGGACCTGGGTCTGCAGATGCGCCAGATCCTCGAAGCCAGCGGCCAGAAAGTCCCGGACTCCAAGCCGATCTTCGAATTCAACCCGGCCCACCCGCTGGTGGAAAAACTCGACAACGAGCAGAGCGAAGAGCGTTTCGGCGATCTGTCGCACATCCTGTTCGACCAGGCGGCCCTGGCGGCCGGCGACAGCTTGAAGGATCCGGCGGCGTATGTGCGTCGCCTGAACAAGCTGTTGGTTGAACTGTCAGCTTAA
- a CDS encoding dienelactone hydrolase family protein: protein MSQVTVRSLVYQIDGQSYEGRLAYDINQQGPRPGLLMAPNWMGVGAGAEEIAKSVAANGYVVLIADLYGQAVRPSNADEAGAAMMPLKNDRALLRKRMQAAFEQLQSQGEAKVDASNLATFGFCFGGCCALELARTGAPLKAAISFHGTLDTPNPADAQNIKGAVLVMHGASDPLVPKEQLPAFEDEMNAAGVDWQLLSYGGAVHSFTDPQANVPGKMMYDAKVAGRAFRSMHNLLGEVFKD from the coding sequence ATGAGTCAGGTTACGGTTCGTTCGCTGGTCTATCAGATCGATGGTCAAAGTTATGAAGGCCGCCTGGCCTACGACATCAACCAACAGGGCCCGCGCCCGGGTTTGTTGATGGCGCCGAACTGGATGGGCGTAGGGGCGGGTGCCGAGGAGATCGCCAAGTCGGTGGCGGCCAACGGTTATGTGGTGTTGATTGCTGACCTGTATGGGCAGGCGGTGCGCCCGAGCAACGCCGATGAAGCGGGGGCGGCGATGATGCCTCTCAAGAACGATCGGGCCTTGTTGCGCAAGCGCATGCAGGCCGCGTTCGAACAACTGCAGAGCCAGGGCGAAGCAAAGGTCGATGCGTCGAACCTCGCCACGTTCGGTTTCTGCTTCGGTGGCTGCTGCGCCCTGGAATTGGCCCGTACCGGCGCACCGCTGAAGGCTGCGATCTCATTCCATGGCACCCTGGATACACCGAACCCGGCCGATGCGCAGAACATCAAGGGCGCGGTGTTGGTGATGCACGGTGCCTCCGACCCGCTGGTGCCGAAAGAGCAGCTACCGGCCTTCGAGGATGAAATGAACGCCGCCGGGGTGGATTGGCAACTGCTGAGCTATGGCGGTGCGGTGCACTCGTTTACCGATCCGCAGGCCAATGTGCCGGGCAAGATGATGTACGACGCCAAGGTCGCCGGTCGGGCGTTCCGGTCGATGCATAACTTGTTGGGTGAGGTGTTCAAGGACTGA
- the brnQ gene encoding branched-chain amino acid transport system II carrier protein, producing MKVLKGQDILALGFMTFALFVGAGNIIFPPIVGLQSGPHVWMAALGFLITAVGLPVITVVALAKVGGAMDALSSPIGKIAGGLLAAVCYLAVGPLFATPRTATVSFEVGLAPLTGESPLALFLYSAVYFLLVFFISLYPGRLLDTVGRFLAPLKIIALAVLGIAAFALPAGDIGVATPEYVAAPFSQGFINGYLTMDTLGALVFGIVIVNAIRSRGVESPALITRYAIIAGLIAGVGLALVYVSLFRLGSGSHEVATGATNGAAVLHAYVQHTFGSLGSGFLAVLISLACLVTAVGLTCACAEYFSRVLPLSYKTLVVILAAFSLLVSNLGLTKLIAFSIPVLTAIYPPCIALVALSFCKDFWHEQGRIVGPVMLVSFLFGLIDALKGAGLADWMPTQLAHLPLSEQGLAWLVPSVMTLAVAVVCDRLLGKRSEALA from the coding sequence ATGAAAGTGTTGAAAGGCCAGGATATCCTGGCGCTTGGTTTCATGACATTTGCCCTGTTCGTCGGGGCTGGCAACATCATCTTCCCGCCTATCGTCGGTTTGCAGTCCGGGCCTCATGTCTGGATGGCTGCGCTGGGCTTCTTGATCACGGCGGTCGGGCTGCCGGTCATCACGGTCGTGGCACTGGCCAAGGTGGGTGGTGCGATGGACGCCTTGAGCAGCCCCATCGGCAAGATCGCCGGCGGCTTGCTGGCGGCGGTGTGCTACTTGGCCGTCGGCCCGTTGTTCGCCACGCCGCGTACCGCCACCGTTTCGTTCGAAGTTGGTCTGGCGCCGTTGACTGGCGAAAGCCCGCTGGCACTGTTCCTCTATAGCGCCGTGTATTTCCTGCTGGTGTTTTTCATCTCGCTCTACCCGGGTCGCCTGCTGGACACCGTCGGACGTTTCCTTGCCCCCCTGAAGATCATCGCCCTGGCCGTGCTCGGCATCGCCGCGTTTGCCTTGCCGGCCGGCGATATCGGCGTGGCGACCCCCGAATACGTGGCGGCACCGTTCTCCCAAGGTTTCATCAATGGCTACCTGACCATGGATACCCTGGGCGCCTTGGTGTTCGGCATCGTCATCGTCAACGCGATCCGTTCCCGGGGCGTCGAATCGCCGGCCTTGATCACCCGCTACGCGATCATCGCCGGGCTGATTGCCGGGGTGGGCCTGGCGCTGGTCTACGTCAGCTTGTTCCGCCTGGGTTCGGGCAGCCACGAAGTGGCCACGGGCGCGACCAACGGCGCCGCGGTGTTGCATGCCTACGTGCAACACACCTTCGGCAGCCTGGGCAGCGGTTTCCTGGCGGTACTGATCTCCCTCGCATGCCTGGTGACCGCGGTCGGCCTGACCTGCGCCTGCGCCGAGTACTTCAGTCGCGTCCTGCCGCTGTCCTACAAGACTCTGGTCGTGATCCTGGCAGCCTTTTCGCTGCTGGTGTCCAACCTGGGCCTGACCAAGCTGATCGCGTTCTCGATTCCGGTCCTCACCGCGATCTACCCGCCGTGCATCGCCCTGGTGGCCCTGAGCTTTTGCAAGGACTTCTGGCACGAGCAGGGTCGCATCGTTGGTCCGGTGATGCTGGTGTCGTTCCTGTTTGGCCTGATCGATGCGCTCAAGGGCGCCGGGCTGGCGGACTGGATGCCGACGCAACTGGCCCACTTGCCGCTGAGCGAACAAGGCCTGGCCTGGTTGGTGCCTTCGGTGATGACCTTGGCCGTCGCGGTGGTGTGTGATCGCCTGCTGGGCAAGCGCAGCGAAGCGTTGGCCTGA